In Montipora foliosa isolate CH-2021 unplaced genomic scaffold, ASM3666993v2 scaffold_420, whole genome shotgun sequence, the following proteins share a genomic window:
- the LOC137988523 gene encoding uncharacterized protein yields the protein MDAAIATSSTSSSASSTSNITNASATSSNATTVMVTASVTSSTSSSTSSISTITVASARSSNAAPVMVIAAVTGLTSSSISITNGSPAVRSGSVPTSVCIAVTSIATNLVSIHTTVNSTVASGTNTTNLLSPSVKVSSVAIASGMGGGSNHVDGGDALQSNEVIIRSSGEVEQSRGRRWRATLPIEVDDSDADDGAGLETIWDR from the coding sequence ATGGATGCAGCTATAGCTACTAGTTCCACCTCATCAAGCGCCTCATCAACTAGTAACATTACTAACGCTAGTGCAACGAGTAGCAATGCAACAACTGTTATGGTGACAGCTTCAGTGACTAGTTCCACTTCATCAAGTACCTCATCAATTAGCACCATTACTGTTGCTAGTGCAAGGAGCAGCAATGCAGCACCTGTTATGGTGATAGCTGCAGTGACTGGTTTGACCTCATCAAGCATCTCCATAACGAATGGTTCGCCTGCTGTTCGATCTGGCAGTGTGCCAACTAGTGTCTGTATTGCGGTAACCTCAATTGCCACAAATTTAGTCTCAATACACACCACTGTAAATAGCACTGTGGCCAGTGGGACTAACACCACCAATCTTTTGAGTCCATCAGTTAAGGTCAGTAGTGTTGCAATAGCTAGTGGTATGGGAGGTGGTTCTAATCATGTGGATGGTGGAGATGCTCTCCAAAgcaatgaagtgattataaggTCTTCAGGTGAAGTTGAACAGAGCCGTGGTCGCAGATGGCGTGCAACTCTTCCAATCGAAGTTGATGACAGTGATGCTGACGATGGAGCTGGGCTTGAAACTATCTGGGATAGATAG